A genome region from Blochmannia endosymbiont of Polyrhachis (Hedomyrma) turneri includes the following:
- the ygfZ gene encoding tRNA-modifying protein YgfZ yields the protein MNSTHKLPIPSKNLPCTLISLNDWKLIKVSGKDTVQYLQGQLTCDCNTINKNQYTFAAHCNPQGKIINNMYVFYLNSEMAIIERSSLYNKQIEAMKKYAIFSNITITVDNTITLVGFAGNNAREKLQNLFPILPNIQKKLVHNTDITILYFHLPQERFLLLIPTHKKHILQQLNEEITCNNEIQWTALDIEAGYPIINTQTSEKLIPQSVNLHILQGISFNKGCYIGQEIIARTQYKNTNKRALYWLIGKNNNHLPTNGTNLEIKMYNNRWKPIGLILESCQIQTKETWIQAVLPHNISNDSQFRIINDTTNKNIFKISPLPYSIT from the coding sequence ATGAATTCTACACATAAATTGCCGATACCATCAAAAAATTTACCATGTACTTTAATATCATTAAATGACTGGAAATTAATCAAGGTATCCGGAAAAGATACGGTTCAATATCTACAAGGACAACTTACATGCGATTGTAATACAATTAACAAAAATCAATATACATTTGCTGCTCATTGTAATCCACAAGGAAAAATAATCAATAATATGTACGTATTTTATTTAAATTCTGAAATGGCTATAATCGAACGAAGTTCGCTATATAATAAACAAATAGAAGCAATGAAAAAATATGCAATATTTTCAAATATTACAATTACTGTTGACAACACTATTACATTAGTTGGTTTTGCTGGAAATAATGCAAGAGAAAAATTACAAAATCTATTTCCAATACTTCCAAACATACAAAAAAAACTTGTCCATAATACCGATATAACAATATTATATTTTCATCTTCCACAAGAACGATTCTTACTACTTATCCCAACACATAAAAAACACATACTACAACAATTAAACGAAGAAATAACATGCAATAACGAAATACAATGGACCGCATTAGATATTGAGGCGGGATATCCAATAATTAACACTCAAACTAGTGAAAAATTAATTCCACAATCAGTTAACCTCCATATACTACAAGGTATTAGCTTCAACAAAGGATGCTATATTGGACAAGAAATTATAGCACGCACACAATATAAAAATACTAATAAACGCGCGTTGTATTGGTTAATTGGGAAAAACAATAACCACTTACCAACTAATGGTACCAATTTAGAAATAAAAATGTATAACAATAGATGGAAACCAATTGGATTAATACTAGAATCTTGTCAAATACAAACAAAAGAAACATGGATACAAGCTGTCTTACCCCATAACATATCCAATGATAGTCAGTTTAGAATAATAAACGATACAACAAATAAAAACATATTTAAAATTTCTCCACTACCATATTCTATTACATAA
- the prfB gene encoding peptide chain release factor 2 (programmed frameshift), whose amino-acid sequence MLEINILKNSISNMLMRMITLRSIFDYDVKKESLKEGIYKLKSPDMWNQHKKVKILSKEVVCLDKDLKAIDNIVQDLQELNDFLDLFECELIDQTDVQVFKEDLDNIEHKIAQLELQQMLSDKYDVNCYIDIQSGSGGVDAQDWVSILLRMYLRWIEFKGLNGKIISESLGDVAGLKSVTCNISGRYAYAWLRTETGIHRLVRKSPFNSAGRRHTSFASVFVYPECVENINVQINTSELRFDVYRASGAGGQHVNRTESAVRVTHLPTNIVTQCQNDRSQHKNKEQAIKQLKAKLYNLELQKKRTEKDIIEKSKLDITWGNQIRSYILDDSRVKDLRTGYETHNVRSILDGNLDQFIEASLKAGL is encoded by the exons ATGTTGGAAATTAATATATTAAAAAATAGTATTAGTAATATGTTGATGAGAATGATT ACATTAAGGAGTATTTTTGATTATGATGTTAAAAAGGAGTCTTTGAAAGAGGGAATATATAAATTGAAATCTCCCGATATGTGGAATCAACATAAAAAAGTAAAAATTTTGAGTAAAGAGGTTGTTTGTTTGGATAAAGATTTAAAGGCGATTGATAATATTGTTCAAGATTTGCAAGAATTAAATGATTTTTTAGATTTATTCGAATGTGAGTTAATTGATCAAACGGATGTTCAGGTTTTTAAAGAGGATTTAGATAATATAGAGCATAAAATTGCTCAATTAGAATTACAACAAATGTTATCTGATAAATATGATGTTAATTGTTATATAGATATTCAATCTGGTTCAGGTGGGGTGGATGCCCAGGATTGGGTAAGTATTTTATTGCGAATGTATTTACGATGGATAGAATTTAAAGGATTGAATGGTAAGATTATTTCAGAATCGTTAGGAGATGTAGCTGGTTTGAAATCAGTAACATGTAATATTAGTGGCAGATATGCGTATGCCTGGTTGCGTACGGAAACAGGTATACATCGTCTGGTTAGAAAAAGCCCATTTAATTCTGCAGGACGTCGTCATACTTCGTTTGCTTCAGTGTTTGTATATCCAGAATGTGTAGAGAATATTAATGTTCAGATTAATACATCTGAACTTCGATTTGATGTATATCGTGCTTCTGGTGCGGGTGGGCAACATGTAAATCGTACAGAATCCGCGGTTCGGGTTACTCATTTACCAACTAATATTGTTACACAATGTCAAAATGATCGTTCGCAACATAAAAATAAAGAACAGGCTATAAAACAATTAAAAGCAAAATTATATAACCTTGAGTTACAAAAAAAAAGAACAGAAAAGGATATTATAGAAAAAAGTAAATTAGATATTACTTGGGGCAATCAAATTCGTTCTTATATTTTAGATGATTCTAGAGTAAAAGATTTGCGTACTGGGTATGAAACGCACAATGTTCGTTCAATATTGGATGGAAATTTAGATCAGTTTATTGAAGCAAGTCTTAAAGCTGGATTATAA
- the lysS gene encoding lysine--tRNA ligase, producing MSTMYMQNDSFSLDTTENICSKEFYMRREKLSKLRCNGVAFPNDFRRNVVSDCLHKRYGNKSNEELYLLNIDVKIAGRMMSRRIMGKVSFATIQDMGGMIQLYIAYDSLPVGLYNDHFKKWDIGDILGVRGTLFKTKTGELSVYCKEIYLLTKSLHPLPDKYHKLVDQEIRYRKRYLDLIINHKVRNIFKIRSLIIFEIRKFMLRHGFLEVETPMMQPIAGGACARPFVTRHNTLNIDMYLRISPELYLKRLVVGGFEKIFEINRNFRNEGISSLHNPEFTMMEIYVAYVDYRDLIVLLERLLRTLAKRILGSYVVKYGNYMLNFSQPFLQMTMHESIFYYYPHLQLEDINNVKNLIAFALSFGIKIDNTWKLGKIQTVIFEKLVVNHLIQPTVITSYPTEVSPLARARDDNSFFSDRFEVFVAGREIANGFSELNDSEEQKARFLEQLQDNDNDNNGGNMDNNMVNYDKDYLTALEYGLPPTAGMGIGIDRVIMLLTNQHTIRNVILFPTLRPKNK from the coding sequence ATGTCTACAATGTATATGCAAAATGATTCGTTTTCATTAGATACTACAGAGAATATTTGTAGTAAGGAATTTTATATGCGTCGTGAGAAGTTGTCGAAATTACGGTGTAATGGGGTGGCATTTCCAAATGATTTTCGTCGTAATGTGGTTTCTGATTGTTTACATAAAAGATATGGTAATAAAAGTAATGAAGAATTATATTTATTAAACATTGATGTGAAAATTGCTGGTCGTATGATGAGTCGTCGCATTATGGGAAAGGTTTCATTTGCAACTATTCAGGATATGGGAGGCATGATACAACTGTATATTGCTTATGATTCTTTACCGGTAGGTTTATATAATGACCATTTTAAAAAATGGGATATAGGAGATATTTTGGGAGTACGGGGAACGTTATTTAAAACAAAGACTGGTGAGTTATCAGTATATTGTAAAGAGATTTATTTATTAACTAAATCTTTACATCCATTACCTGATAAATATCATAAGTTAGTTGATCAGGAAATTCGTTATAGAAAAAGGTATTTGGATTTGATTATTAATCATAAAGTACGGAATATTTTTAAGATACGATCTCTTATTATATTTGAGATACGAAAATTTATGTTAAGACATGGTTTCCTTGAGGTAGAAACACCGATGATGCAACCTATAGCAGGTGGTGCATGTGCTCGTCCATTTGTCACTCGGCATAATACATTAAATATTGATATGTATTTACGAATTTCTCCTGAATTATATTTGAAAAGATTGGTTGTAGGTGGTTTTGAAAAAATTTTTGAAATTAATCGTAATTTTCGTAATGAAGGGATATCTTCATTACATAATCCTGAATTTACCATGATGGAAATTTATGTTGCATATGTGGATTATCGTGATTTAATTGTATTATTAGAACGTTTATTGCGTACATTAGCAAAGCGTATTTTAGGAAGTTATGTAGTGAAATATGGCAATTATATGCTTAATTTTAGTCAACCATTTTTGCAAATGACTATGCATGAATCAATTTTTTATTATTATCCGCATCTTCAATTAGAAGATATAAATAATGTAAAAAATTTGATTGCTTTTGCATTGTCTTTTGGAATAAAAATAGATAACACCTGGAAGTTGGGTAAAATACAAACCGTGATTTTTGAAAAACTGGTAGTGAATCATTTAATACAGCCAACGGTTATTACAAGTTATCCTACAGAAGTGTCTCCGTTAGCTCGTGCTAGAGATGATAATTCTTTTTTTAGTGATCGTTTTGAAGTTTTTGTTGCTGGTCGTGAAATTGCTAATGGTTTTTCAGAATTAAATGATTCGGAAGAACAGAAAGCAAGATTTTTAGAGCAATTACAAGATAATGATAATGACAATAATGGTGGCAACATGGATAATAATATGGTGAATTATGATAAAGATTACTTAACGGCGTTAGAATATGGATTGCCGCCAACAGCTGGAATGGGTATAGGTATTGATCGCGTAATTATGTTATTAACTAATCAGCATACTATTCGTAATGTCATTTTATTTCCTACTTTGCGTCCGAAGAATAAATAA
- the lysA gene encoding diaminopimelate decarboxylase, whose product MPRDIYDVISNANHLNIENLQFLYKKYNGPVWVYDASIIINQINRLRQFDTIRFAQKACSNIHILRLIGSHGVKVDAVSLGEIERALLSGFQYGENSDEIIFSSDLLEEPVLKRILNLNILVNIGSIDMLHQLGICSYGHRVWLRINPGFGSGHSKKTNTGGENSKHGIWYKDIPLALSYVHRYGLRLLGFHIHIGSGVDYNILSKVCDVMVDQVCSSREDLIVISAGGGLSIPYYVDNINMLNIDHYFNLWNSARNRISDYLGHTVRLEIEPGRFLVAESGMLISQVRAVKDAGARHFVLVDVGFNDLVRPVMYGSYHHVSLIPAEKHRNIFLEPVFDTIIGGPICESGDVFTQTEDGDLEPRSLPYAKVGDYLVFHDTGAYGSSMSSNYNSRPFLPEVLFKDGNMYQIRRKQTLKELLSLEMCDLYL is encoded by the coding sequence ATGCCTCGTGATATTTATGATGTTATAAGTAATGCTAATCATTTAAATATTGAAAATTTGCAATTTTTATATAAAAAATATAATGGACCAGTTTGGGTTTATGATGCTTCAATCATTATTAATCAAATTAATCGTCTTCGTCAGTTCGATACAATTCGGTTTGCACAAAAAGCTTGTTCTAATATTCATATTTTACGTTTAATAGGTTCACATGGGGTAAAAGTAGATGCAGTATCTTTAGGAGAAATTGAACGTGCATTATTATCTGGTTTTCAATATGGAGAAAATAGTGATGAAATAATTTTTAGTTCTGACTTATTGGAAGAACCTGTGTTGAAAAGAATATTAAACTTAAATATTTTAGTAAATATTGGCTCAATAGATATGTTGCATCAGCTTGGTATTTGTTCTTATGGACATAGAGTGTGGTTGCGAATTAATCCTGGATTCGGATCTGGTCATAGTAAAAAAACTAACACTGGAGGGGAAAACAGTAAACATGGTATTTGGTACAAAGATATACCGTTGGCATTATCATATGTTCATCGTTATGGATTAAGATTACTTGGATTTCATATTCATATTGGTTCTGGGGTAGATTATAATATTTTATCGAAAGTTTGTGATGTAATGGTAGATCAGGTTTGTTCTTCCAGAGAGGATTTGATAGTTATTTCTGCTGGAGGAGGATTGTCAATTCCGTATTATGTTGATAATATTAATATGTTAAATATTGATCATTATTTTAATTTGTGGAATTCCGCGAGAAATCGGATTAGTGATTATTTGGGTCATACAGTTCGGTTAGAGATAGAACCGGGTAGATTTTTAGTAGCAGAATCTGGAATGTTAATTTCGCAGGTAAGAGCAGTGAAAGATGCAGGAGCTCGGCATTTTGTTTTGGTGGATGTAGGGTTTAATGATTTAGTTCGGCCTGTAATGTATGGTAGTTATCATCATGTTTCTTTAATACCGGCGGAAAAACATAGAAATATTTTTCTTGAGCCTGTGTTTGATACTATAATAGGAGGTCCAATTTGTGAGTCTGGTGATGTATTTACTCAAACTGAAGATGGTGATTTAGAACCCCGTAGTTTGCCGTATGCTAAAGTTGGTGATTATTTAGTATTTCATGATACTGGTGCTTATGGTTCTTCTATGTCTTCTAATTATAATAGTAGGCCTTTTTTACCTGAAGTGTTATTTAAAGATGGAAATATGTATCAAATTCGTCGAAAACAAACTTTAAAAGAACTACTTTCATTAGAAATGTGTGATTTATATTTATAA
- the lgt gene encoding prolipoprotein diacylglyceryl transferase produces the protein MSIILVNYLVFPYINPIIFSWGPISLHWYGAMYFFSFLFGILVLSNRANFIENCWIKKEIENLLYISFFALLIGGRIGYVIFYQPEMFYRNVLCIFKIWEGGMSFHGGLIGVIVVWILFSYYKNFPFFKISDFIVPIVPFGLAAGRLGNFINGELYGRVNIDIPWAMLFPNTQRQDILDILKHSEWEVIFDIYGALPRHPSQLYEMLLEGVLLFIIINYWLIRTSPPIGSISGLFLFLYGVFRIFVECFREPDLHIGLFMGYISMGQILSIPMVIAGIIILCVSYGIFCKKDFN, from the coding sequence ATGTCTATAATATTAGTTAATTATTTAGTGTTTCCTTATATAAACCCAATAATATTTTCATGGGGACCGATTTCTTTACATTGGTATGGTGCGATGTATTTTTTTAGTTTTTTGTTTGGTATCTTGGTTTTGTCAAATCGGGCTAATTTTATTGAAAATTGTTGGATAAAGAAAGAAATAGAAAACTTATTATATATTAGTTTTTTTGCTTTATTAATAGGTGGTAGAATTGGTTATGTAATATTCTATCAACCTGAAATGTTTTATCGAAATGTATTGTGTATATTTAAAATATGGGAAGGAGGGATGTCATTTCATGGGGGATTAATAGGTGTTATTGTTGTGTGGATATTATTTTCTTATTATAAAAATTTTCCCTTTTTTAAAATTTCAGATTTTATTGTACCTATTGTGCCATTTGGTTTGGCTGCTGGTCGTTTGGGGAATTTTATTAACGGAGAATTATATGGTCGAGTAAATATTGATATTCCATGGGCTATGTTATTTCCCAATACTCAAAGGCAAGATATATTAGATATATTAAAACATTCTGAATGGGAAGTAATATTTGACATTTATGGTGCGCTGCCTCGTCATCCATCTCAACTATATGAAATGTTATTAGAAGGTGTATTGTTGTTTATTATTATTAATTATTGGTTAATTCGCACATCTCCTCCTATTGGGAGTATTTCTGGATTATTTTTATTTCTTTATGGTGTTTTTCGTATTTTTGTTGAATGTTTCCGAGAACCAGATTTACATATTGGTTTATTTATGGGTTATATAAGTATGGGGCAAATTTTATCAATACCCATGGTTATAGCAGGGATTATAATTCTTTGTGTTTCTTATGGTATTTTTTGTAAAAAAGATTTTAATTAA
- the recC gene encoding exodeoxyribonuclease V subunit gamma: MITIYYSNKLESLKDELIQLISSNRLSDPLFSEVILVENPTMMEWLHIELAKFFGISANINFFSSFNFIWSMLNKSLWDIFPASMLTPSIMSWVFMKILSEINCNQYLIADWSCIQHYLYNDVDHRKCLELSEKITYLFIKYLVYRQDWLVQWQKKYNESDIYISSWQVELWCLFLKEINNNKFLFCHLQDNVYEYISCKLKRNYVNLTKLPKRILVYGISWFSPILLEILQALGCYINIYIYCINPCRFFLLKNLNYNFINNISQENPKFFRDNFLNSSWLNIFSTQNIFLNNKKKCNSINNSLLSTWSQFFQKNHYSLLSCSTNIHERSCFFENTGNCLLHFLQNDILNNYSQTLNMSINTSFSSINDKFKNIPKNRLLHANDCSLSVHVCHNMQREIEVLHNNLLGMMSDDHLLLPRDIIVMAPKIDSYVSVIQSVFGHASFYGRHLPFIILDSSSNIGLISSIFLKLLNLPNMRCTIEEIFGFLEVEALSRCFDIDKDSVKILNTWIPESGIRWSLDDDMFSKHIMGTAVNVQHTWKFGLSRILLSYAIDNASGPWCGILSSALGADNMDFIDLIAKLDRFIEKIKIWRDRLSIVYILKDWLFVAEEMISDFFVSDFNLETEFDLKSLKNAWRKIITSGIQANYYKSVSVDMLYRKLSDVLHKKTINRKVFSEKIVFCDLSSMRSIPYKVIYLLGMNADVYPRFDASLSFDLTVKNICDLDCDMWCNDCYLLLETLLAARKSFNISFIGYSMHNDTKYGPSVLINELFEYVFRNFYCFNQDTKNISLLTMEWIYDTFWRWHSRTPFALENFIPDTQNQSFFKEWLPIINDNINWSKSVFLCDLSSLSNDNISLSILYDFYNHPVRMWFQHRLKIYIPKFTEIPIDEPFFIDIHLKYQICRSLIWAFLNNEDIDDLYSRIRISSILPYGNFGDVFWLQQCQKMMKLSQVIKGYYIPNNRRDLPISLSFKNFRLNGILSAVQENGLLRWQPRILSMRDGLLFWLEHLVYCATGGQGNSYMFGVKSCWHFRALSSAEAKEYLLFLISGYLQGMNIPLLLFNYVGGCWLRHCFDSKTRDISLDLSRQYEARCKLIESWENNQYIYGENSDPYIKKLVTQLNDDDVESIILAAKNYFLLPMKFNISDVLYS, from the coding sequence ATGATAACGATTTATTATTCTAATAAATTAGAATCTTTAAAAGATGAATTAATTCAATTAATTTCCAGTAATAGATTAAGTGATCCATTATTTTCTGAAGTGATATTAGTAGAAAATCCTACTATGATGGAATGGTTGCATATAGAATTAGCAAAATTTTTTGGTATTTCTGCTAATATTAATTTTTTTTCTTCTTTTAATTTTATATGGAGTATGCTTAATAAGTCATTATGGGATATTTTTCCTGCAAGTATGCTCACACCTTCAATTATGTCTTGGGTATTTATGAAGATATTATCTGAGATTAATTGTAATCAATATTTAATTGCTGATTGGTCTTGTATTCAACATTATTTATATAATGATGTTGATCATCGAAAATGTTTAGAATTATCTGAAAAAATCACATATTTGTTTATTAAATATCTTGTGTATCGACAAGATTGGTTAGTTCAATGGCAAAAAAAATATAATGAATCTGATATATATATTTCATCATGGCAAGTTGAATTATGGTGTTTATTTTTAAAAGAAATTAATAATAATAAATTTTTATTTTGCCATTTACAAGATAATGTATATGAATATATATCCTGTAAGTTGAAAAGAAATTATGTTAATTTGACTAAATTGCCGAAGCGTATATTGGTTTATGGTATTTCGTGGTTTTCTCCAATTTTGTTGGAAATATTACAAGCTTTAGGATGCTATATTAATATATATATATATTGTATTAATCCTTGTCGTTTTTTTCTTCTAAAAAATTTAAATTACAATTTCATAAATAATATTTCACAAGAAAATCCAAAATTTTTTCGGGATAATTTTTTAAACAGCTCTTGGTTAAATATCTTTAGTACTCAGAATATATTTTTGAACAACAAAAAGAAATGTAATTCTATTAATAATTCTTTACTATCTACATGGAGCCAATTTTTTCAAAAAAATCACTATTCATTATTATCTTGTTCAACAAATATTCATGAAAGATCATGTTTTTTTGAAAATACAGGAAATTGTTTATTACACTTTTTACAAAATGATATATTAAATAATTATTCGCAGACCTTGAATATGTCAATTAACACTTCGTTTAGTAGTATAAATGATAAATTCAAAAATATTCCAAAAAACCGTTTATTGCATGCTAATGATTGTTCATTGTCAGTGCATGTATGTCATAACATGCAACGTGAAATAGAAGTATTGCATAATAATTTATTGGGTATGATGTCAGATGATCACTTATTATTACCGCGCGATATAATTGTTATGGCTCCGAAAATTGATTCTTATGTGTCTGTGATTCAATCTGTGTTTGGTCATGCCTCTTTTTATGGAAGGCATTTACCTTTTATAATTCTAGATTCTTCTAGTAATATAGGTTTAATTTCTTCCATTTTTCTCAAGTTACTTAATTTACCTAATATGCGTTGTACTATTGAAGAAATTTTTGGATTTTTAGAAGTTGAAGCTTTATCTAGATGTTTTGATATTGATAAAGATAGTGTTAAAATACTAAATACATGGATACCAGAATCTGGTATTCGATGGAGTTTAGATGATGATATGTTTTCTAAACATATCATGGGTACAGCAGTTAATGTTCAACATACATGGAAATTTGGTTTAAGTAGAATTTTATTAAGTTATGCTATAGATAACGCATCTGGCCCCTGGTGTGGCATTTTATCGAGTGCTTTAGGTGCTGATAATATGGATTTTATTGATCTTATTGCTAAATTAGATAGATTTATTGAAAAAATAAAAATTTGGAGGGATCGATTATCAATAGTGTATATATTAAAAGACTGGTTGTTTGTAGCTGAAGAGATGATTAGTGATTTTTTTGTTAGTGATTTTAATTTGGAAACGGAGTTTGATCTAAAATCTTTAAAGAACGCTTGGAGGAAAATCATAACATCAGGCATACAAGCTAATTATTACAAATCAGTGTCTGTAGATATGTTATATAGAAAATTGTCTGATGTATTGCATAAAAAAACAATTAATCGAAAAGTATTTTCCGAAAAAATCGTGTTTTGTGATTTATCTTCAATGCGTTCTATTCCTTATAAAGTAATTTATTTATTAGGGATGAATGCGGATGTTTATCCAAGATTTGATGCATCGTTAAGTTTTGATTTAACGGTGAAAAACATTTGTGATTTAGATTGTGATATGTGGTGTAATGATTGTTATTTGTTATTAGAAACATTATTAGCCGCAAGGAAGAGTTTTAATATTAGTTTTATTGGATATTCTATGCATAATGATACAAAATATGGACCTTCAGTATTAATTAATGAATTATTTGAATATGTATTTCGTAATTTCTATTGTTTTAATCAAGATACAAAGAACATATCATTATTAACAATGGAATGGATATATGATACTTTTTGGCGGTGGCATAGTCGAACACCTTTTGCATTGGAAAATTTTATTCCGGACACACAGAATCAAAGTTTTTTCAAAGAATGGTTACCAATTATCAATGATAATATTAATTGGTCTAAATCAGTATTTTTGTGTGATCTGTCGTCATTATCTAATGATAATATATCGTTAAGTATTTTATATGATTTTTATAATCATCCAGTTCGTATGTGGTTTCAACATCGATTAAAGATTTATATTCCAAAATTTACAGAAATTCCAATTGATGAACCATTTTTTATAGATATTCATCTTAAATATCAAATATGCCGTAGTTTAATATGGGCTTTTTTAAATAATGAGGATATTGACGATTTATATAGCCGGATTCGTATTTCAAGTATATTACCTTATGGAAATTTTGGGGATGTATTTTGGTTGCAACAATGTCAAAAAATGATGAAATTATCGCAAGTAATAAAGGGATACTATATACCAAATAACAGGCGCGATTTACCAATTTCTTTGAGTTTTAAAAATTTTCGTTTAAATGGAATTTTATCCGCAGTACAAGAAAATGGATTATTACGTTGGCAACCCAGAATTTTATCTATGCGAGATGGTTTATTATTTTGGTTAGAGCATTTAGTATATTGTGCAACAGGAGGTCAGGGAAATAGTTATATGTTTGGAGTGAAAAGTTGTTGGCATTTCCGTGCATTGTCAAGTGCAGAAGCAAAAGAGTATTTATTATTTTTAATATCTGGTTATTTGCAGGGAATGAATATTCCTTTATTATTGTTTAATTATGTTGGTGGTTGTTGGTTACGGCATTGTTTTGATTCCAAAACCCGGGATATTTCTTTGGATTTAAGTCGACAATATGAGGCACGTTGCAAACTTATTGAATCATGGGAAAATAATCAATATATTTATGGAGAAAATAGTGATCCATATATAAAAAAATTAGTAACTCAATTAAATGATGATGATGTTGAATCTATTATTTTAGCGGCAAAAAATTATTTTTTATTACCTATGAAATTTAACATTTCAGATGTATTATATTCATGA